In Kordia antarctica, the following proteins share a genomic window:
- a CDS encoding helix-turn-helix transcriptional regulator, with protein sequence MAQDNHTGKFLRYIDSADKHLENSPKTATLYLDSIPKPIDKKIKGHLSCYYQLRALISDRDEERILQYQNHLLTLKYAKLEKNYEAAGIASLKLYYNTSIIKRDSLKANAYLEDAQKYFELDNNLAGLADVSQMYAHKASDNRNYTKSNNILLDNLSNYKNIKDDVYYYMYALFMLTTNYLYLDDLTNAEKYFNEFQALEGTPNLYPYLYKSHQVTLYSRVGSYYVRNGDIEATQRYLSKLDTMKSAMDEVDERKYYNLYIDYYSLINNENTKNNYIDSLRIFEEKQVAKNLEATVKVNEVLLDSELALQGELKGKKVIKTWMIILLIALLIVGGFFIKRIKKSRKLTEELEKNTDEYDYLKTNHDKLKVKVEGMKDYIDVVKKQIKTISVLNNVSEQREKIKELYKDLQLTSSNFFYKSKSHLELINELNIEFFKKINNDHPELDDSEVIICYYLHMGFKNKEIAIFVNRSLRSIENKRFRIGKKLKLKEKNTDLLAYLQ encoded by the coding sequence TTGGCTCAAGATAATCATACAGGGAAATTTTTAAGATATATTGATTCTGCTGACAAGCATTTAGAAAACTCACCCAAAACGGCTACGTTATACTTAGACTCCATTCCTAAGCCTATAGATAAAAAAATTAAAGGGCATCTTTCCTGTTATTATCAATTAAGAGCATTGATTAGTGATAGAGATGAAGAACGAATTTTACAGTATCAAAATCATCTTCTAACGCTTAAGTATGCAAAATTAGAAAAGAATTATGAAGCCGCAGGAATTGCATCTCTTAAGTTATATTACAACACTTCTATAATTAAAAGAGATTCCCTTAAAGCGAATGCTTACCTAGAAGATGCTCAAAAATACTTTGAACTTGATAATAATTTGGCAGGTTTAGCCGATGTTTCTCAAATGTATGCCCACAAAGCAAGTGATAACAGGAATTATACAAAGAGTAATAACATATTACTTGACAATTTAAGCAATTATAAAAATATTAAAGATGATGTGTACTATTATATGTATGCTTTATTTATGCTCACTACCAATTACCTTTACTTAGATGATCTTACGAACGCTGAAAAGTATTTCAACGAATTTCAGGCTTTAGAAGGTACTCCAAATTTGTATCCGTATTTATATAAATCACATCAGGTTACTTTATATTCAAGAGTAGGTAGCTATTATGTAAGAAATGGAGATATAGAAGCTACACAACGTTATTTATCCAAATTGGATACAATGAAAAGTGCTATGGATGAAGTAGATGAGCGGAAGTACTACAATCTTTACATTGATTATTATAGTTTAATTAATAATGAAAATACAAAAAATAATTATATAGATTCATTGCGAATTTTTGAAGAAAAACAAGTTGCTAAAAATCTTGAAGCTACTGTTAAAGTGAATGAAGTATTGCTAGATTCTGAATTAGCATTACAAGGTGAACTAAAAGGAAAAAAAGTAATTAAAACTTGGATGATTATTTTACTAATAGCATTGCTTATAGTGGGAGGTTTTTTCATTAAAAGAATTAAGAAATCAAGGAAACTAACTGAAGAGTTAGAAAAAAATACAGATGAATACGACTACTTAAAAACCAATCATGATAAACTAAAGGTAAAAGTAGAAGGAATGAAGGATTATATAGATGTGGTAAAAAAGCAAATAAAAACGATATCTGTACTAAATAATGTTTCTGAGCAAAGAGAAAAAATAAAGGAATTATATAAAGACTTACAGCTTACATCTTCTAATTTCTTCTACAAAAGTAAAAGCCATTTAGAATTAATTAATGAATTAAATATTGAATTCTTCAAAAAAATAAATAATGACCATCCAGAATTAGACGATTCTGAAGTTATCATTTGTTACTATCTTCACATGGGATTCAAAAACAAGGAAATTGCAATATTCGTAAATAGATCGTTAAGATCCATAGAGAACAAAAGATTTAGAATAGGGAAAAAACTCAAATTAAAAGAGAAGAATACGGACTTATTAGCGTATCTTCAATAA
- a CDS encoding T9SS type A sorting domain-containing protein, producing MKKIYLLLAFILCINYSWSQEYSRMINAGTYTVEQIQQEAEAYFAIRGTGKGTGYKNYKRWEYHAQRALKDNGVLKPISHYYNELERYNNELNQNSEATNADIGSWEQLGPLSFTTSSSSTGALGRLKALAVEKGNANHVIVGSETGGVWKSLDAGTTWTPLTDNLSNILVESLTINPLNPSIYFWGSRNGVIFKSTDAGATWNILATVGNGLVNKIMVDPSNQQKMYCSVENSGIYKSTNGGTTWTAIGGGLIRGYDIEFKPGDPNTVYASGDKFLRSNDGGATFVENSPAIPNWELEYIPAATNPENIIWEIAARNWDRFGITPVFPKTGAGLGRFISNNGGSSYAHGNKTKFISVAMDITSGTTPELKFSHAQPEFFGDVDRLKVFYRISPTDPWVELASYQTNVQAWADVTLALPNPSATYQIAFEGETSGGGNVLLDDISVVTSLGTILTEGFEGSSSNVFGTGAKMIAVSEINPSIVYVVESSSPSTQSAFFGAFYKSTDAGVNLNKQLLTKNYFGGEYDGSGTGGQAPFHMAIAASNTDANVVIIGGVNTWRTTDGGVTFDIASHWIKTQSTSNNKGFSHADTCTLQAIDGKIYVGSDGGFFVADNPSAVMSATFYTDKSAGLGIRQFYKFGISQTNPVIITGGAQDNGTSGRTTDGTWYNWDGGDGAEGFVDKNDSSILYGQSQNGNISKTTDVTSSSGKVGITDAPGGNGSFIAPLEQDPTAPNVYYSGKRNLYRTANDGANWTAISQDFGSNINEFKIAQSDNNTIYAAINSNQLFKTTTGSGTWTQLNNFTGGFINSIAIHPTNPNKVAIASTGSEKVYVTIDGGTTWTSHKFNLPDFSALAVTWDNNGNDGLYVGMDYGIFYIDNTENVWKPFSNNLPNVKISELEINYVDNKLYTATYGRGVWRSGRFNTSTLDVEQFEALNTITLFPNPAKNEVNITWDQNENVTIKIFNSTGKLLHYAKDVSINNSLKIDTSQFSTGLYFVRLNTNESVVTKKLIIQ from the coding sequence ATGAAAAAAATCTACTTACTATTAGCATTCATTTTATGCATTAATTATTCTTGGTCTCAAGAATACAGTCGAATGATAAATGCAGGAACCTATACTGTTGAACAAATTCAACAAGAAGCCGAAGCATACTTTGCCATTAGAGGAACAGGCAAAGGAACAGGCTATAAAAATTACAAGCGTTGGGAATACCACGCACAAAGAGCACTAAAAGATAATGGTGTCTTAAAACCAATATCTCATTATTACAATGAGTTGGAACGCTACAACAATGAATTAAACCAAAACAGTGAAGCTACAAATGCTGACATTGGAAGTTGGGAACAATTAGGGCCACTTTCCTTTACGACCTCTTCAAGTTCAACTGGAGCACTTGGAAGATTAAAAGCTTTAGCAGTTGAAAAAGGAAATGCTAACCATGTTATTGTTGGTTCAGAAACTGGAGGTGTATGGAAAAGCTTAGACGCTGGAACAACTTGGACTCCGTTAACAGATAATTTGTCTAACATTTTAGTGGAATCTTTAACAATAAATCCTTTAAATCCATCTATCTATTTTTGGGGATCAAGAAATGGTGTCATTTTTAAGTCTACAGATGCAGGAGCTACTTGGAATATATTAGCAACTGTAGGTAATGGTTTGGTAAATAAGATTATGGTAGATCCATCCAACCAACAAAAAATGTACTGTAGTGTAGAAAACTCAGGTATTTATAAATCTACAAATGGAGGTACAACTTGGACAGCAATTGGTGGTGGTTTAATTAGAGGATATGACATAGAATTTAAACCAGGAGATCCAAATACAGTATATGCATCTGGAGATAAATTTTTACGTTCCAATGATGGAGGTGCTACATTTGTTGAAAATAGTCCTGCTATTCCTAATTGGGAATTAGAGTACATTCCTGCAGCAACCAACCCAGAAAATATTATATGGGAAATTGCTGCACGTAACTGGGATCGTTTTGGAATTACTCCTGTTTTTCCTAAAACTGGTGCCGGTTTAGGTAGATTTATTTCGAACAATGGTGGTAGTTCGTATGCGCACGGAAATAAAACTAAATTTATTTCTGTTGCTATGGACATCACATCTGGTACAACTCCAGAATTGAAATTTTCACATGCACAACCAGAGTTTTTTGGAGATGTAGACAGGTTAAAAGTATTTTACAGAATATCACCAACTGATCCGTGGGTAGAATTAGCAAGTTATCAAACAAATGTTCAAGCATGGGCAGATGTAACACTTGCGTTGCCAAACCCTTCAGCAACCTACCAAATTGCTTTTGAAGGAGAAACAAGTGGTGGAGGAAATGTGTTATTAGATGATATTAGTGTCGTAACCTCTTTAGGTACAATACTAACCGAAGGTTTTGAAGGTTCGTCGTCAAATGTATTCGGAACAGGTGCAAAAATGATTGCTGTAAGTGAAATCAATCCTTCAATAGTTTATGTAGTTGAATCAAGCTCTCCAAGTACGCAATCTGCATTTTTTGGTGCATTTTATAAATCTACAGATGCTGGTGTAAACTTAAATAAACAATTACTTACTAAAAATTATTTTGGAGGAGAATACGACGGTAGCGGTACTGGTGGTCAAGCTCCATTTCACATGGCTATTGCTGCAAGTAATACAGACGCTAATGTAGTAATTATTGGAGGTGTTAACACTTGGAGAACTACAGACGGTGGCGTTACTTTTGATATTGCTTCACATTGGATAAAAACACAATCTACATCAAACAATAAAGGATTTTCTCATGCTGATACTTGTACATTACAAGCAATAGATGGTAAAATATATGTAGGATCTGACGGTGGATTTTTTGTTGCAGACAATCCATCAGCTGTAATGAGTGCTACATTTTACACCGACAAGTCAGCAGGTTTAGGAATTAGACAGTTTTATAAATTTGGAATCAGTCAAACAAATCCTGTAATTATAACTGGTGGTGCTCAAGACAATGGTACTAGCGGTAGAACTACTGATGGTACTTGGTACAATTGGGACGGAGGCGATGGCGCTGAAGGTTTTGTAGATAAAAATGATAGTTCTATATTATATGGTCAATCTCAAAACGGAAATATTAGTAAAACCACCGATGTCACTTCTAGTAGTGGAAAAGTTGGAATTACTGATGCACCAGGTGGTAATGGTAGTTTTATTGCTCCATTAGAACAAGATCCAACCGCTCCAAATGTTTATTACAGTGGTAAACGTAATTTGTACAGAACAGCTAATGATGGTGCTAATTGGACTGCAATCTCACAAGATTTTGGTAGCAATATCAATGAATTTAAAATAGCGCAATCGGATAATAATACGATATATGCAGCTATAAATTCAAATCAATTATTTAAAACGACAACTGGTTCTGGTACTTGGACACAACTCAACAATTTTACTGGTGGGTTTATAAACTCTATTGCTATTCACCCAACAAATCCTAACAAAGTTGCTATTGCATCTACAGGTTCAGAAAAAGTATATGTAACTATTGATGGCGGAACAACATGGACATCACACAAGTTTAACTTACCAGATTTTTCTGCCTTAGCAGTTACTTGGGACAACAACGGAAATGATGGTTTATATGTAGGAATGGATTATGGGATCTTTTACATTGACAATACCGAAAACGTTTGGAAACCATTTAGCAATAACTTACCAAATGTTAAAATTAGTGAATTGGAAATTAACTATGTAGATAACAAATTATATACAGCTACGTATGGAAGAGGCGTTTGGCGCTCAGGCAGATTTAACACAAGTACACTTGATGTGGAACAGTTTGAAGCATTAAACACGATTACACTTTTCCCTAATCCAGCTAAAAATGAAGTAAACATTACTTGGGATCAAAATGAAAACGTAACCATTAAAATCTTTAATTCCACAGGAAAATTATTACATTATGCAAAAGATGTCAGCATTAATAATTCATTAAAAATTGATACTTCTCAGTTTTCTACTGGATTATATTTTGTCAGACTCAATACAAATGAAAGTGTTGTCACCAAGAAACTTATCATACAATAA